In the genome of Streptomyces racemochromogenes, one region contains:
- the secF gene encoding protein translocase subunit SecF, with the protein MSKLGDLGAKLYRGEVGYDFVGKRFLWYGVSILITITAIVALAVQGLNMGIEFKGGAVFTTPKTTVSVAHATESAEKASGHDAIVQQLGNGGLRIQISGLDTDDAASVKKQLGTDLKVDAAQINADLVGPSWGEEIANKAWTGLGVFMVLVVIYLAIAFEWRMAVAALIALIHDLTITVGVYALVGFEVTPGTVIGLLTILGYSLYDTVVVFDGLKEGSKDITKQTRYTFSEIANRSINGTLVRSINTTVVALLPVAGLLFIGGGFLGAGMLNDISLSLFVGLAAGAYSSIFIATPLVVDLKEREPAMKALTKRVLAKRASAAAKGEDAEGADGDDTPQVVAQGGQGRRRR; encoded by the coding sequence ATGTCGAAGCTGGGAGATCTCGGCGCCAAGCTGTACCGCGGTGAGGTCGGCTACGACTTCGTCGGCAAGCGCTTTCTCTGGTACGGCGTTTCCATCCTGATCACCATCACGGCGATCGTGGCCCTGGCCGTCCAGGGCCTCAACATGGGCATCGAGTTCAAGGGCGGCGCCGTCTTCACCACCCCGAAGACGACCGTCTCCGTCGCCCACGCGACCGAGAGCGCGGAGAAGGCCTCGGGTCACGACGCCATCGTCCAGCAGCTCGGCAACGGCGGACTGAGGATCCAGATCTCCGGTCTGGACACCGACGACGCCGCGTCCGTGAAGAAGCAGCTCGGCACCGACCTCAAGGTCGACGCGGCCCAGATCAACGCCGACCTGGTCGGCCCGAGCTGGGGCGAGGAGATCGCCAACAAGGCCTGGACCGGCCTCGGCGTCTTCATGGTCCTCGTGGTGATCTACCTCGCCATCGCCTTCGAGTGGCGGATGGCCGTCGCCGCGCTGATCGCGCTGATCCACGACCTCACCATCACCGTCGGCGTGTACGCGCTGGTCGGCTTCGAGGTCACCCCGGGCACCGTGATCGGTCTGCTCACCATCCTCGGCTACTCCCTCTACGACACCGTCGTCGTCTTCGACGGTCTGAAGGAGGGCTCGAAGGACATCACCAAGCAGACCCGCTACACGTTCAGCGAGATCGCCAACCGCAGCATCAACGGCACGCTGGTCCGCTCGATCAACACCACCGTCGTCGCGCTGCTCCCGGTCGCGGGCCTGCTCTTCATCGGCGGCGGTTTCCTCGGCGCGGGCATGCTCAACGACATCTCGCTGTCGCTGTTCGTCGGCCTCGCGGCCGGTGCGTACTCCTCGATCTTCATCGCGACCCCGCTGGTCGTGGACCTGAAGGAGCGCGAGCCGGCGATGAAGGCGCTGACCAAGCGGGTCCTCGCCAAGCGCGCATCCGCGGCCGCCAAGGGCGAGGACGCCGAGGGCGCCGACGGGGACGACACCCCGCAGGTCGTGGCCCAGGGCGGCCAGGGGAGGCGGCGCCGGTGA
- a CDS encoding adenine phosphoribosyltransferase: MTAPSSTPELRELLLGRIKDVPDYPKPGVVFKDITPLLADPKAFAALTEALVELAVRYGATKIVGLEARGFILAAPVAVQAGIGFIPVRKAGKLPGATLAQSYELEYGTAEIEVHAEDLAAGDKVMVIDDVLATGGTAEASLELIRRAGAEVAGVAVLMELSFLPGREKLAPALGDVPLDALLVV, from the coding sequence GTGACCGCGCCCTCCTCCACGCCCGAACTCCGCGAGCTGCTGCTCGGCCGGATCAAGGACGTCCCGGACTACCCGAAGCCGGGCGTGGTGTTCAAGGACATCACCCCGCTGCTCGCCGACCCGAAGGCCTTCGCGGCGCTGACGGAGGCGCTGGTGGAGCTGGCCGTACGGTACGGCGCCACCAAGATCGTCGGCCTGGAGGCGCGCGGGTTCATCCTCGCCGCCCCGGTCGCCGTCCAGGCGGGCATCGGCTTCATCCCGGTGCGCAAGGCCGGCAAGCTGCCCGGCGCCACGCTCGCGCAGTCGTACGAGCTGGAGTACGGCACCGCCGAGATCGAGGTCCACGCGGAGGACCTGGCGGCCGGTGACAAGGTCATGGTCATCGACGACGTCCTCGCGACCGGCGGTACCGCCGAGGCTTCGCTGGAGCTGATCCGGCGGGCCGGTGCCGAGGTCGCCGGGGTGGCCGTCCTGATGGAGCTGTCGTTCCTCCCGGGCCGGGAGAAGCTGGCTCCGGCCCTGGGCGACGTACCCCTGGACGCGCTGCTCGTGGTCTGA
- a CDS encoding RelA/SpoT family protein: protein MPDEVQPLSAAQPDPKADPAAAAAATPPPAPPVKPVPARPGGSSNRVRARLARLGVQRSNPYNPVLEPLLRIVRSNDPKIETATLRQIEQAYQVAERWHRGQKRKSGDPYITHPLAVTTILAELGMDPATLMAGLLHDTVEDTEYGLEQLRRDFGDAVALLVDGVTKLDRVKFGEAAQAETVRKMVVAMAKDPRVLVIKLADRLHNMRTMRYLKREKQEKKARETLEIYAPLAHRLGMNTIKWELEDLAFAILYPKMYDEIVRLVAERAPKRDEYLALVTDEVMVDLRAARIKATVTGRPKHYYSVYQKMIVRGRDFAEIYDLVGIRVLVDTVRDCYAALGTVHARWNPVPGRFKDYIAMPKFNMYQSLHTTVIGPNGKPVELQIRTFDMHRRAEYGIAAHWKYKQQTVAGASKVRTDVPQAAKGSAGQDTVNDMAWLRQLLDWQKETEDPGEFLDSLRFDLSRNEVFVFTPKGDVIALPAGATSVDFAYAVHTEVGHRTIGARVNGRLVPLESTLDNGDLVEVFTSKAEGAGPSRDWLGFVKSPRARNKIRAWFSKERRDEAIEHGKDAIARAMRKQNLPIQRILTGDSLVTLAHEMRYPDISSLYAAIGEGHVAAQGVVQKLVQALGGEEAANEDIEESVPPSRARTKRRGNADPGVVVKGVEDVWVKLARCCTPVPGDPIIGFVTRGSGVSVHRADCVNVDSLSQQPERMLEVEWAPTQSSVFLVAIQVEALDRSRLLSDVTRVLSDQHVNILSAAVQTSRDRVATSRFTFEMGDPKHLGHVLKAVRGVEGVYDVYRVTSARRP, encoded by the coding sequence TTGCCAGACGAGGTCCAGCCACTCTCCGCCGCACAGCCCGACCCGAAGGCCGACCCGGCCGCGGCGGCCGCAGCCACGCCCCCGCCGGCCCCGCCGGTCAAGCCCGTTCCGGCCAGGCCGGGCGGGTCCTCCAACCGGGTGCGCGCCCGGCTGGCGCGCCTCGGTGTGCAGCGTTCCAACCCGTACAACCCGGTACTGGAACCCCTGCTCCGCATAGTCCGCAGCAACGACCCGAAGATCGAGACGGCGACGCTGCGCCAGATCGAGCAGGCCTACCAGGTCGCCGAACGCTGGCACCGCGGTCAGAAACGCAAGAGCGGCGACCCGTACATCACCCACCCGCTCGCGGTGACCACCATCCTCGCCGAGCTCGGCATGGACCCGGCCACCCTGATGGCCGGCCTGCTGCACGACACCGTCGAGGACACCGAGTACGGCCTGGAGCAGCTGCGCCGCGACTTCGGCGACGCCGTGGCCCTCCTCGTCGACGGCGTCACCAAGCTCGACCGGGTCAAGTTCGGCGAGGCCGCCCAGGCCGAGACCGTCCGCAAGATGGTCGTCGCCATGGCGAAGGACCCGCGCGTCCTGGTCATCAAGCTCGCCGACCGCCTGCACAACATGCGCACCATGCGCTACCTCAAGCGGGAGAAGCAGGAGAAGAAGGCCCGCGAGACCCTCGAGATCTACGCGCCCCTGGCCCACCGCCTCGGCATGAACACGATCAAGTGGGAACTGGAGGACCTCGCCTTCGCGATCCTCTACCCCAAGATGTACGACGAGATCGTGCGCCTCGTCGCCGAGCGGGCGCCCAAGCGCGACGAGTACCTCGCCCTCGTCACGGACGAGGTGATGGTCGACCTGCGGGCGGCCCGGATCAAGGCCACCGTCACGGGCAGACCCAAGCACTACTACAGCGTCTACCAGAAGATGATCGTCCGCGGCCGTGACTTCGCGGAGATCTACGACCTGGTGGGCATCCGAGTCCTCGTGGACACCGTCCGGGACTGCTACGCGGCCCTCGGCACCGTGCACGCGCGCTGGAACCCGGTCCCCGGCCGGTTCAAGGACTACATCGCGATGCCCAAGTTCAACATGTACCAGTCGCTCCACACGACGGTCATCGGGCCCAACGGCAAGCCGGTCGAACTCCAGATCCGCACCTTCGACATGCACCGCCGCGCCGAGTACGGCATCGCCGCGCACTGGAAGTACAAGCAGCAGACCGTCGCCGGCGCCTCCAAGGTCCGCACGGACGTCCCGCAGGCCGCCAAGGGCAGTGCCGGCCAGGACACCGTCAACGACATGGCCTGGCTGCGCCAGCTGCTCGACTGGCAGAAGGAGACGGAGGACCCGGGCGAGTTCCTCGACTCGCTGCGCTTCGACCTCTCCCGCAACGAGGTCTTCGTCTTCACCCCCAAGGGCGACGTCATCGCGCTGCCCGCCGGCGCGACCTCCGTGGACTTCGCGTACGCGGTCCACACCGAGGTCGGCCACCGCACCATAGGGGCACGGGTCAACGGGCGGCTCGTGCCGCTCGAATCGACCCTGGACAACGGCGACCTCGTCGAGGTGTTCACCTCGAAGGCCGAGGGCGCGGGCCCGTCCCGCGACTGGCTCGGCTTCGTCAAGTCCCCGCGGGCCCGCAACAAGATCCGCGCCTGGTTCTCCAAGGAGCGCCGCGACGAGGCCATCGAGCACGGCAAGGACGCCATCGCCCGGGCCATGCGCAAGCAGAACCTGCCCATCCAGCGCATCCTGACGGGCGACTCCCTCGTCACCCTGGCGCACGAGATGCGCTACCCGGACATCTCCTCCCTCTACGCGGCGATCGGCGAGGGCCACGTGGCCGCGCAGGGCGTCGTGCAGAAGCTGGTGCAGGCCCTCGGCGGCGAGGAGGCCGCCAACGAGGACATCGAGGAGAGCGTCCCGCCGTCGCGCGCCCGCACCAAGCGGCGCGGCAACGCCGACCCCGGCGTGGTCGTCAAGGGCGTCGAGGACGTGTGGGTGAAGCTGGCCCGCTGCTGCACCCCGGTGCCGGGCGACCCGATCATCGGCTTCGTCACCCGCGGCAGTGGCGTATCGGTTCACCGGGCCGACTGCGTCAACGTCGACTCCCTCTCCCAGCAGCCCGAGCGGATGCTGGAGGTGGAGTGGGCGCCGACCCAGTCCTCCGTCTTCCTGGTGGCCATCCAGGTCGAGGCGCTGGACCGGTCCCGGCTGCTGTCGGACGTCACCCGGGTCCTGTCGGACCAGCACGTGAACATCCTCTCGGCGGCCGTGCAGACCTCCCGCGACCGGGTGGCGACCTCGCGGTTCACCTTCGAGATGGGCGACCCCAAGCACCTGGGGCACGTCCTGAAGGCCGTACGCGGTGTCGAGGGCGTCTACGACGTGTACCGCGTCACCTCGGCCCGCAGGCCGTAG
- a CDS encoding glycosyltransferase family 39 protein — MTHTHIRADVPETRPVARHAADKRTPGRPGVGRRVLASLRRARKALLIHIGLRAVGLAVMAVWARREGVGPLEVLGGRWDSDFYLHMAEHGLTTEMPASCGPVGPGCQMAFFPVYPLVVRWTVNVTHLPVNWAAIGVALLASVIAAWGVFAVTDKIYGRRVALFTCALFAIVPAALVQSMAYTEPVFLALSAWAMYAVLTKSWLTAGVLAFLAGATRPSGSAIVAAVVLAGVWEIVQWRRRRRVQRPPVGRILAASLIAPLGWFGYVGFVGLHFGRWDGYFELQDRWGSKYDGGIDTLRSLKKTFTDTHLTLNHVVVSLTVVAAVVLFVMITRKRRPPAVVWVFTAMIMLVALGGAGFYYSKMRFIMPAFPLLFPFALALARARRSTVMWVVGAATVVSALFGGNLNFVWWANP; from the coding sequence GTGACGCATACCCACATACGCGCGGATGTCCCAGAGACCCGTCCCGTCGCGCGGCACGCCGCCGACAAGAGGACACCGGGACGCCCGGGGGTCGGGCGGCGCGTACTCGCCAGTCTGCGGCGGGCCCGGAAGGCGCTGCTGATCCACATCGGGCTGCGGGCCGTCGGGCTGGCCGTGATGGCCGTCTGGGCCCGCCGCGAGGGCGTGGGGCCGCTGGAGGTCCTGGGCGGGCGCTGGGACTCCGACTTCTACCTCCACATGGCCGAGCACGGCCTGACGACGGAGATGCCCGCCTCCTGCGGCCCGGTGGGGCCGGGGTGCCAGATGGCGTTCTTCCCCGTCTACCCCCTGGTGGTGCGGTGGACGGTGAACGTCACGCACCTGCCCGTGAACTGGGCGGCGATCGGGGTGGCGCTGCTCGCGTCGGTGATCGCCGCGTGGGGCGTCTTCGCCGTCACCGACAAGATCTACGGGCGCCGGGTCGCCCTCTTCACCTGTGCCCTGTTCGCGATCGTTCCGGCGGCGCTGGTCCAGTCGATGGCGTACACCGAGCCGGTGTTCCTCGCCCTGTCGGCGTGGGCGATGTACGCGGTGCTGACGAAGTCCTGGCTGACGGCCGGTGTGCTGGCCTTCCTCGCCGGTGCCACGCGTCCCTCGGGGTCGGCGATCGTCGCGGCCGTGGTGCTGGCGGGCGTCTGGGAGATCGTGCAGTGGCGCCGTAGGCGGCGCGTGCAGCGTCCGCCCGTGGGGCGGATCCTGGCGGCCTCGCTGATCGCGCCGCTGGGCTGGTTCGGCTACGTGGGCTTCGTGGGCCTGCACTTCGGCCGCTGGGACGGCTACTTCGAGCTCCAGGACCGCTGGGGTTCGAAGTACGACGGCGGCATCGACACGCTGCGGTCGCTGAAGAAGACCTTCACGGACACGCACCTCACCCTCAACCACGTCGTGGTGTCGCTGACGGTGGTCGCGGCCGTGGTGCTGTTCGTCATGATCACGCGCAAGCGCCGGCCCCCGGCGGTCGTGTGGGTCTTCACGGCCATGATCATGCTGGTGGCGCTGGGCGGCGCGGGCTTCTACTACTCGAAGATGCGCTTCATCATGCCCGCCTTCCCGTTGCTGTTCCCCTTCGCGCTGGCCCTGGCCAGGGCCCGGCGGAGCACGGTGATGTGGGTCGTCGGGGCGGCCACGGTGGTGTCCGCGCTCTTCGGCGGCAACCTCAACTTCGTCTGGTGGGCCAACCCCTGA
- a CDS encoding DUF349 domain-containing protein — translation MSSDPWGRVDETGTVYVRTSEGEQVVGSWQAGTPEEALAYFERKYEGLVVEIGLLERRVRTTDLSAKDAQTAIEHLRTQVDEHHAVGDLEALRVRLDKLVATVDSRREERKVQKAKQADEARTAKEALVTEAEQLAQSDQWRSAGERLRALVDIWKGLPRLDRKSDDELWHRFSHARSAFSKRRKAHFAALDAQREDARKAKEKLVAEAESLSGSTDWGPTAARYRELMDSWKAAGRAQREAEDDLWNRFRGAQDVFFAARGEVFAERDAEQVENLKLKEELAVEAEKLLPVTDLKAARAAFRSINERWEGIGHVPRDARPKVEGRMHAVERAIQEAEEGEWRRTNPEARARAAGLTGQLQAAVDKLREQIDAARAAGNNAKADKLARELEGRQALLDQALKGLEEFGG, via the coding sequence GTGAGCAGCGACCCGTGGGGCCGAGTCGACGAGACCGGCACCGTGTACGTGCGTACTTCCGAGGGCGAGCAGGTCGTCGGCTCGTGGCAGGCGGGCACCCCTGAGGAGGCCCTGGCCTACTTCGAGCGCAAGTACGAGGGCCTGGTGGTCGAGATCGGCCTCCTCGAACGGCGGGTTCGGACCACCGATCTGTCCGCCAAGGACGCCCAGACGGCGATCGAGCACCTGCGTACCCAGGTCGACGAGCACCACGCCGTCGGCGACCTGGAGGCGCTCCGCGTCCGGCTCGACAAGCTGGTGGCGACGGTGGACTCGCGGCGCGAGGAGCGCAAGGTCCAGAAGGCCAAGCAGGCCGACGAGGCCCGTACGGCCAAGGAGGCCCTGGTCACCGAGGCGGAGCAGCTGGCGCAGAGCGACCAGTGGCGCAGCGCCGGTGAGCGGCTGCGCGCGCTGGTGGACATCTGGAAGGGTCTGCCCAGGCTCGACCGCAAGTCGGACGACGAGCTGTGGCACCGCTTCTCGCACGCCCGCTCGGCCTTCTCCAAGCGCCGCAAGGCGCACTTCGCGGCGCTGGACGCGCAGCGCGAGGACGCCCGCAAGGCCAAGGAGAAGCTGGTCGCCGAGGCCGAGTCGCTGTCGGGGTCGACGGACTGGGGTCCGACGGCCGCCCGCTACCGCGAGCTGATGGACAGCTGGAAGGCGGCCGGCCGGGCGCAGCGCGAGGCCGAGGACGACCTGTGGAACCGCTTCCGCGGAGCCCAGGACGTGTTCTTCGCGGCGCGCGGCGAGGTCTTCGCGGAGCGCGACGCCGAGCAGGTCGAGAACCTGAAGCTGAAGGAGGAGCTGGCCGTCGAGGCGGAGAAGCTCCTGCCGGTGACGGACCTGAAGGCGGCGCGGGCCGCGTTCCGCTCCATCAACGAGCGCTGGGAGGGCATCGGCCACGTGCCGCGCGACGCCCGTCCGAAGGTAGAGGGCCGGATGCACGCCGTGGAGCGGGCCATCCAGGAGGCCGAGGAGGGCGAGTGGCGGCGTACGAACCCGGAGGCGCGGGCCCGTGCGGCCGGTCTGACGGGTCAGCTGCAGGCGGCCGTCGACAAGCTGCGTGAACAGATCGACGCGGCGCGCGCGGCCGGCAACAACGCGAAGGCGGACAAGCTGGCCCGGGAGCTGGAGGGCCGGCAGGCCCTGCTGGACCAGGCGCTGAAGGGCCTGGAGGAGTTCGGCGGCTGA
- a CDS encoding peptidylprolyl isomerase, producing the protein MVTSDQRRRQLAREKYERQQKRRAEARRRSRQRLAVIGAASAVVIATLVGLVVGGVFDSGDTKDSAADPSSSPSAPTPKKSPSPAMAIDDKAKYTFDLKTSAGDVKFEMDAAKTPQTVNSFKSLADKGFFDKTKCHRLVTGGIFVLQCGDPEGTGMGGPGYNVPDENLDSLGKPNEQGQVVYPAGTVAMANTGRPGTGGSQFFLVYKDSPLAPSYTPFGKIDAAGLKVLEEVAKAGTADGAQDGAPKTPVTIEKGTVTKN; encoded by the coding sequence GTGGTCACGAGCGATCAGCGTCGGCGACAGCTCGCCAGGGAGAAGTACGAGCGCCAGCAGAAGCGACGCGCGGAGGCCCGGCGCAGGTCGCGGCAGCGCCTGGCGGTCATCGGCGCGGCCTCGGCCGTGGTGATCGCCACGCTGGTCGGCCTCGTCGTGGGCGGTGTGTTCGACAGCGGGGACACGAAGGACTCGGCGGCCGACCCCTCGTCGTCCCCGTCGGCGCCGACGCCGAAGAAGTCGCCCTCGCCCGCCATGGCGATCGACGACAAGGCGAAGTACACCTTCGACCTGAAGACCAGCGCGGGCGACGTGAAGTTCGAGATGGACGCGGCGAAGACCCCGCAGACGGTCAACTCGTTCAAGTCGCTCGCCGACAAGGGCTTCTTCGACAAGACCAAGTGCCACCGCCTGGTCACCGGCGGGATCTTCGTCCTCCAGTGCGGCGACCCGGAGGGCACCGGCATGGGCGGTCCCGGCTACAACGTCCCGGACGAGAACCTGGACTCCCTGGGCAAGCCCAACGAGCAGGGGCAGGTGGTCTACCCGGCCGGCACGGTCGCGATGGCCAACACCGGCCGTCCCGGCACCGGCGGCAGCCAGTTCTTCCTCGTCTACAAGGACAGCCCGCTCGCCCCGTCGTACACCCCCTTCGGGAAGATCGACGCGGCCGGTCTGAAGGTGCTGGAGGAGGTGGCCAAGGCCGGGACCGCGGACGGCGCCCAGGACGGGGCCCCCAAGACCCCCGTGACCATCGAGAAGGGCACCGTCACCAAGAACTGA
- a CDS encoding MBL fold metallo-hydrolase translates to MLIAGFPAGAWGTNCYLVAPAAGEECVIIDPGHQAAQGVEETLKKHRLKPVAVVLTHGHIDHVASVVPVCGAHDVPAWIHPQDRYMMSDPEKALGRSIGMPLMGELTVGEPDDVRELTDGAALKLAGMEFSVAHAPGHTKGSVTFRMPEQADVPPVFFSGDLLFAGSIGRTDLPGGSHAEMLQSLARVCLPLDDSTVVLSGHGPQTTIGRERATNPYLREVAAGLGDGTAAPRRGM, encoded by the coding sequence GTGCTGATTGCCGGATTCCCCGCCGGGGCCTGGGGCACCAACTGCTACCTGGTCGCCCCCGCCGCCGGTGAGGAGTGCGTGATCATCGACCCGGGCCACCAGGCCGCCCAGGGCGTCGAGGAGACGTTGAAGAAGCACCGCCTCAAGCCCGTCGCCGTCGTCCTCACCCACGGCCACATCGACCATGTGGCCTCAGTGGTCCCGGTGTGCGGAGCACACGACGTACCGGCCTGGATCCACCCCCAGGACCGCTACATGATGAGCGACCCGGAGAAGGCGCTCGGCCGCTCCATCGGCATGCCGCTCATGGGGGAGCTGACCGTGGGCGAGCCGGACGACGTCCGCGAGCTCACCGACGGCGCCGCCCTGAAGCTGGCCGGGATGGAGTTCTCCGTGGCGCACGCGCCCGGGCATACCAAGGGGTCGGTGACCTTCCGGATGCCCGAGCAGGCGGACGTCCCGCCCGTCTTCTTCTCGGGCGACCTGCTGTTCGCCGGCTCCATCGGACGCACCGACCTGCCCGGCGGCTCCCACGCCGAGATGCTCCAGTCGCTGGCCCGCGTGTGCCTGCCGCTGGACGACTCGACCGTGGTGCTGTCCGGCCACGGTCCCCAGACCACCATCGGCCGCGAGCGCGCGACCAACCCGTACCTGCGGGAAGTCGCCGCCGGCCTGGGGGACGGCACCGCCGCCCCACGACGAGGAATGTGA